A genomic segment from Vicia villosa cultivar HV-30 ecotype Madison, WI unplaced genomic scaffold, Vvil1.0 ctg.000113F_1_1, whole genome shotgun sequence encodes:
- the LOC131624284 gene encoding L-type lectin-domain containing receptor kinase IV.1-like, producing MNRIKKHYSIIIIMSLKLVLVLYFLVTVVASKDVSFIYNNGFQSSHLYLDGIAELTSNGLLRLTNDTNQEKAHAFYPNPILFKNTSNGSVSSFSTTFVFAIRHEIPVISGHGIVFVVSPTKGLPNSLPSQYLGLFNKSNNGNSSNHVFGVELDTIQSSEFNDINGNHVGIDINDLKSANSTPAGYYDSNGQKKNLTLISGYPMQVWIEYDGEKKKIDVTLVPINVVKPKQPLLSFVKDLSPILHNSMYVGFSSATGSVHTSHYILGWSFRLNGQAQNFVISELPKLPRLGKKKESKFLTFGLPLILLSLVFMSILGAIYFIKRRKKFAELLEDWEDEYGPHRFKFKDLYFATKGFREKELLGVGGFGRVYKGVMPGSKLEVAVKRVSHESRQGMREFVSEIVSIGRLCHRNLVPLLGYCRRKGELLLVYDYMPNGSLDNYLYNQPKMSLNWSQRFRIIKGVATGLFYLHEEWEQVVIHRDIKASNVLLDGELNGRLGDFGLARLYDHGVDPQTTHLVGTIGYLAPEHTRTGKATKFSDVFAFGAFLLEVVCGRRPINHVNESETIILVDYVFDCWKRGEILEAKDINLGTDYSSEEVELVLKLGLMCSHSEPLARPSMRQVVQYLEMDIPLPDLSLLSLSSSGLAFGHNEFFEDFPMSYPSSTDKTFTQTSVSVTDSLLSSG from the coding sequence ATGAACAGAATAAAGAAGCATTATTCAATCATTATAATCATGTCCCTCAAGCTTGTGTTGGTGCTGTATTTTCTGGTTACAGTGGTAGCAAGTAAAGATGTCAGTTTCATCTATAACAATGGATTCCAATCATCTCATTTGTATCTTGATGGTATTGCTGAGTTAACCTCCAATGGGTTACTCAGACTCACCAATGACACCAACCAAGAAAAGGCTCATGCTTTTTATCCAAATCCTATACTTTTCAAGAATACTTCcaatggaagtgtgtcttctttcTCAACTACTTTTGTGTTTGCCATAAGACATGAAATTCCAGTTATTAGTGGTCATggaattgtttttgttgtttcacCTACAAAAGGGTTACCAAATTCACTACCAAGTCAATACCTTGGTCTATTTAACAAATCCAACAATGGAAACAGTAGCAACCATGTTTTTGGGGTGGAACTTGATACTATTCAAAGTAGTGAGTTTAATGATATCAATGGCaaccatgttggtattgatatCAATGATTTGAAATCAGCTAATTCAACTCCTGCAGGATATTATGATAGTAATGGTCAGAAGAAGAATTTGACCCTTATCAGTGGCTATCCTATGCAGGTTTGGATTGAATATGATGGTGAAAAGAAGAAGATTGATGTTACTTTAGTTCCAATTAATGTTGTTAAACCAAAACAACCTTTGTTGTCATTTGTCAAAGATCTTTCTCCAATTCTTCACAATAGTATGTATGTTGGGTTTTCATCAGCTACTGGATCTGTTCATACTTCTCATTATATTCTTGGCTGGAGTTTTAGGCTTAATGGTCAAGCTCAAAACTTTGTAATTTCTGAACTTCCTAAGCTACCAAGACTTGGCAAGAAAAAAGAGTCCAAATTTTTAACTTTTGGGTTGCCTTTGATTTTGCTAAGTTTGGTTTTCATGTCAATATTAGGGGCTATTTATTTCATCAAAAGGAGGAAGAAATTTGCTGAGTTGCTTGAAGATTGGGAAGATGAATATGGCCCACATAGATTTAAGTTCAAAGATTTATACTTTGCCACAAAGGGTTTCAGGGAAAAGGAGTTATTGGGAGTTGGTGGATTTGGAAGAGTCTACAAAGGTGTGATGCCAGGTTCCAAACTTGAGGTTGCTGTGAAGAGAGTTTCACATGAATCAAGACAAGGAATGAGGGAATTTGTATCGGAAATTGTTAGTATCGGTCGCCTTTGCCACCGGAATCTTGTTCCACTTCTCGGATATTGCAGGCGAAAAGGCGAGTTGCTTCTGGTCTATGATTACATGCCTAATGGAAGTTTAGACAACTATCTATACAACCAACCAAAAATGAGCTTGAATTGGAGTCAAAGATTTAGAATCATCAAAGGAGTTGCTACAGGTTTGTTTTATCTTCATGAAGAATGGGAGCAAGTTGTGATTCATAGAGACATAAAGGCTAGTAATGTGCTATTAGATGGTGAATTGAATGGTAGATTGGGAGACTTTGGTCTTGCAAGGTTGTATGATCATGGTGTTGATCCACAGACAACTCATTTGGTTGGAACTATAGGGTATCTTGCTCCTGAGCATACTAGAACAGGTAAGGCCACTAAATTTTCTGATGTATTTGCTTTTGGTGCATTTCTCCTTGAAGTTGTTTGTGGTAGAAGGCCTATAAATCATGTAAATGAAAGTGAAACTATAATCCTAGTTGATTATGTGTTTGATTGTTGGAAAAGAGGTGAGATTCTTGAGGCAAAGGATATAAATCTAGGAACAGATTATAGTTCAGAAGAGGTAGAGTTGGTGTTGAAACTTGGTTTGATGTGTTCACATTCAGAACCTTTGGCTAGACCAAGTATGAGACAAGTTGTGCAGTATTTGGAGATGGATATACCTTTGCCTGATTTGTCTTTGCTTAGCTTATCTTCTTCTGGTTTAGCTTTTGGACACAATGAATTTTTTGAGGACTTTCCAATGTCATATCCATCTTCTACAGACAAGACATTCACACAAACTTCTGTCTCTGTTACTGATTCACTTCTCTCTAGTGGTTGA